From Glycine soja cultivar W05 chromosome 4, ASM419377v2, whole genome shotgun sequence, the proteins below share one genomic window:
- the LOC114410152 gene encoding protein ACTIVITY OF BC1 COMPLEX KINASE 8, chloroplastic-like isoform X2 translates to MAASSPLPLPELHFLSPQITPKRRISLSKLPSISRHVTSNVSLRTARIRASREESALADRVNDVEWTGNGAAAAASNANGASVSGYVNGATNGSLVKYGYEDGNDVAAAEVVEVEASNKLSEDGRKKRLEEIGKEDAWFKQTGNEQVAVAPGGRWNRFKTYSTIQRTFEIWGFVATFIFKAWLNNQKFSYKGGMTEEKKTLRRKALAKWLKENILRLGPTFIKIGQQFSTRVDILPQEYVDQLSELQDQVPPFPSETSVAIVEEELGAPLGDIFDQFDYEPIAAASLGQVHRATLKGQEVVVKVQRPGLKDLFDIDLKNLRVIAEYLQKIDPKSDGAKRDWVAIYDECASVLYQEIDYTKEAANAELFASNFKNMDYVKVPTIYWDYTTPQILTMEYVPGIKINKIQALDQLGVDRKRLGRYAVESYLEQILSHGFFHADPHPGNIAVDDVNGGRLIFYDFGMMGSISPNIREGLLETFYGVYEKDPDKVLQAMIQMGVLVPTGDMTAVRRTAQFFLNSFEERLAAQRREREEATTELGFKKPLSKEEKIKKKKQRLAAIGEDLLSIAADQPFRFPATFTFVVRAFSVLDGIGKGLDPRFDITEIAKPYALELLRFREAGVEVVLKDFRKRWDRQSQAFYNLIRQADRVDKLANIIQRLEQGDLKLRVRTLESERAFQRVAAVQKTIGNVC, encoded by the exons ATGGCAGCGTCTTCTCCTCTCCCTTTACCCGAACTCCATTTCCTTTCTCCGCAAATCACCCCCAAACGCCGTATTTCCCTCTCCAAACTCCCCTCCATTTCCCGCCACGTCACCTCCAACGTTTCTCTCCGCACCGCGCGAATCCGCGCAAGCAGAGAAGAATCCGCGTTGGCCGACCGAGTCAACGACGTCGAATGGACCGGAAATGGCGCCGCCGCCGCTGCTTCCAACGCCAATGGTGCCTCCGTTAGTGGATACGTCAACGGCGCCACTAACGGAAGCTTGGTCAAGTACGGTTACGAAGACGGAAACGACGTTGCTGCTGCGGAGGTGGTGGAAGTTGAAGCCTCTAACAAGCTGAGCGAGGATGGGAGGAAGAAGAGGTTGGAGGAGATTGGGAAAGAAGACGCGTGGTTCAAACAAACCGGGAACGAACAA GTGGCAGTTGCACCTGGGGGTCGTTGGAACAGGTTCAAGACTTACTCCACAATACAAAGAACCTTTGAGATTTGGGGATTTGTTGCCACGTTCATCTTTAAGGCTTGGCTGAACAACCAGAAGTTCTCTTACAAAG GAGGAATGACCgaggaaaaaaaaaccttaaggCGAAAGGCCCTTGCCAAGTGGCTGAAGGAAAACATTCTGAGATTAGGTCCTACATTCATCAAAATTGGCCAGCAGTTCTCCACTAGAGTGGACATTCTTCCTCAAGAATATGTTGACCAGTTGTCCGAACTTCAG GATCAAGTTCCTCCATTTCCCTCAGAGACCTCTGTAGCTATTGTTGAAGAAGAGCTGGGAGCTCCTTTAGGTGATATCTTTGATCAGTTTGACTATGAACCAATAGCTGCTGCAAGTCTTG GTCAGGTTCATCGTGCGACATTAAAGGGACAGGAGGTTGTTGTTAAAGTACAAAGGCCTGGTCTCAAGGATCTTTTTGATATTGATCTTAAAAACCTGAGG GTTATTGCTGAATATCTTCAAAAAATTGATCCAAAATCAGATGGTGCAAAGAGGGATTGGGTTGCTATTTATGATGAATGTGCCTCTGTCTTATATCAG GAGATTGATTACACCAAGGAGGCTGCTAATGCTGAATTGTTTGCAAGTAACTTTAAGAACATGGATTATGTGAAAGTTCCTACAATCTACTGGGATTATACCACTCCACAG ATTCTGACAATGGAGTATGTTCCTgggattaaaataaacaaaatacaagCTTTAGACCAACTGGGTGTTGACCGCAAAAG GTTAGGGAGATATGCGGTTGAGTCATACTTGGAACAAATTTTATCACATGGTTTCTTCCATGCTGACCCT CATCCTGGAAATATTGCAGTTGATGATGTCAATGGTGGAAGATTGATCTTCTATGATTTTGGAATGATGGGGAG TATCAGTCCAAACATTCGAGAAGGTTTGCTCGAAACATTTTATGGGGTTTATGAGAAAGATCCAGACAAG GTTCTACAAGCAATGATTCAAATGGGAGTTCTTGTCCCCACTGGAGATATGACTGCTGTTAGAAGAACAGCACAATTCTTCCTCAACAG TTTTGAAGAGCGCCTGGCTGCacaaaggagagagagagaggaagcaACAACTGAACTTGGATTCAAAAAACCATTAAGCAAggaggaaaaaataaagaagaaaaaacaacgtCTGGCTGCTATTG GTGAAGATTTATTATCTATTGCAGCAGACCAGCCCTTCCGATTTCCTGCTACATTCACATTTGTTGTTAGAGCCTTCTCAG TGTTGGATGGCATTGGAAAGGGGCTTGACCCACGTTTTGACATCACTGAGATTGCCAAACC TTATGCCCTGGAGTTGCTCAGGTTTCGTGAAGCTGGGGTTGAAGTTGTCCTAAAG GACTTCAGGAAGAGATGGGATAGACAATCTCAAGCATTTTACAACTTAATCAGACAGGCTGATAGGGTTGACAAGCTTGCTAACATTATCCAAAGACTG GAGCAAGGTGATCTAAAGCTGCGAGTTCGAACTTTGGAATCTGAGAGGGCATTCCAACGTGTTGCTGCAGTCCAGAAGACTATAGGGAAT GTATGCTAG
- the LOC114410152 gene encoding protein ACTIVITY OF BC1 COMPLEX KINASE 8, chloroplastic-like isoform X1 — translation MAASSPLPLPELHFLSPQITPKRRISLSKLPSISRHVTSNVSLRTARIRASREESALADRVNDVEWTGNGAAAAASNANGASVSGYVNGATNGSLVKYGYEDGNDVAAAEVVEVEASNKLSEDGRKKRLEEIGKEDAWFKQTGNEQVAVAPGGRWNRFKTYSTIQRTFEIWGFVATFIFKAWLNNQKFSYKGGMTEEKKTLRRKALAKWLKENILRLGPTFIKIGQQFSTRVDILPQEYVDQLSELQDQVPPFPSETSVAIVEEELGAPLGDIFDQFDYEPIAAASLGQVHRATLKGQEVVVKVQRPGLKDLFDIDLKNLRVIAEYLQKIDPKSDGAKRDWVAIYDECASVLYQEIDYTKEAANAELFASNFKNMDYVKVPTIYWDYTTPQILTMEYVPGIKINKIQALDQLGVDRKRLGRYAVESYLEQILSHGFFHADPHPGNIAVDDVNGGRLIFYDFGMMGSISPNIREGLLETFYGVYEKDPDKVLQAMIQMGVLVPTGDMTAVRRTAQFFLNSFEERLAAQRREREEATTELGFKKPLSKEEKIKKKKQRLAAIGEDLLSIAADQPFRFPATFTFVVRAFSVLDGIGKGLDPRFDITEIAKPYALELLRFREAGVEVVLKDFRKRWDRQSQAFYNLIRQADRVDKLANIIQRLEQGDLKLRVRTLESERAFQRVAAVQKTIGNAVAAGSLINLATVLYLNSIRVPAIAAYIFCAIFGFQVLLGIVKVKKLDERERLITGIA, via the exons ATGGCAGCGTCTTCTCCTCTCCCTTTACCCGAACTCCATTTCCTTTCTCCGCAAATCACCCCCAAACGCCGTATTTCCCTCTCCAAACTCCCCTCCATTTCCCGCCACGTCACCTCCAACGTTTCTCTCCGCACCGCGCGAATCCGCGCAAGCAGAGAAGAATCCGCGTTGGCCGACCGAGTCAACGACGTCGAATGGACCGGAAATGGCGCCGCCGCCGCTGCTTCCAACGCCAATGGTGCCTCCGTTAGTGGATACGTCAACGGCGCCACTAACGGAAGCTTGGTCAAGTACGGTTACGAAGACGGAAACGACGTTGCTGCTGCGGAGGTGGTGGAAGTTGAAGCCTCTAACAAGCTGAGCGAGGATGGGAGGAAGAAGAGGTTGGAGGAGATTGGGAAAGAAGACGCGTGGTTCAAACAAACCGGGAACGAACAA GTGGCAGTTGCACCTGGGGGTCGTTGGAACAGGTTCAAGACTTACTCCACAATACAAAGAACCTTTGAGATTTGGGGATTTGTTGCCACGTTCATCTTTAAGGCTTGGCTGAACAACCAGAAGTTCTCTTACAAAG GAGGAATGACCgaggaaaaaaaaaccttaaggCGAAAGGCCCTTGCCAAGTGGCTGAAGGAAAACATTCTGAGATTAGGTCCTACATTCATCAAAATTGGCCAGCAGTTCTCCACTAGAGTGGACATTCTTCCTCAAGAATATGTTGACCAGTTGTCCGAACTTCAG GATCAAGTTCCTCCATTTCCCTCAGAGACCTCTGTAGCTATTGTTGAAGAAGAGCTGGGAGCTCCTTTAGGTGATATCTTTGATCAGTTTGACTATGAACCAATAGCTGCTGCAAGTCTTG GTCAGGTTCATCGTGCGACATTAAAGGGACAGGAGGTTGTTGTTAAAGTACAAAGGCCTGGTCTCAAGGATCTTTTTGATATTGATCTTAAAAACCTGAGG GTTATTGCTGAATATCTTCAAAAAATTGATCCAAAATCAGATGGTGCAAAGAGGGATTGGGTTGCTATTTATGATGAATGTGCCTCTGTCTTATATCAG GAGATTGATTACACCAAGGAGGCTGCTAATGCTGAATTGTTTGCAAGTAACTTTAAGAACATGGATTATGTGAAAGTTCCTACAATCTACTGGGATTATACCACTCCACAG ATTCTGACAATGGAGTATGTTCCTgggattaaaataaacaaaatacaagCTTTAGACCAACTGGGTGTTGACCGCAAAAG GTTAGGGAGATATGCGGTTGAGTCATACTTGGAACAAATTTTATCACATGGTTTCTTCCATGCTGACCCT CATCCTGGAAATATTGCAGTTGATGATGTCAATGGTGGAAGATTGATCTTCTATGATTTTGGAATGATGGGGAG TATCAGTCCAAACATTCGAGAAGGTTTGCTCGAAACATTTTATGGGGTTTATGAGAAAGATCCAGACAAG GTTCTACAAGCAATGATTCAAATGGGAGTTCTTGTCCCCACTGGAGATATGACTGCTGTTAGAAGAACAGCACAATTCTTCCTCAACAG TTTTGAAGAGCGCCTGGCTGCacaaaggagagagagagaggaagcaACAACTGAACTTGGATTCAAAAAACCATTAAGCAAggaggaaaaaataaagaagaaaaaacaacgtCTGGCTGCTATTG GTGAAGATTTATTATCTATTGCAGCAGACCAGCCCTTCCGATTTCCTGCTACATTCACATTTGTTGTTAGAGCCTTCTCAG TGTTGGATGGCATTGGAAAGGGGCTTGACCCACGTTTTGACATCACTGAGATTGCCAAACC TTATGCCCTGGAGTTGCTCAGGTTTCGTGAAGCTGGGGTTGAAGTTGTCCTAAAG GACTTCAGGAAGAGATGGGATAGACAATCTCAAGCATTTTACAACTTAATCAGACAGGCTGATAGGGTTGACAAGCTTGCTAACATTATCCAAAGACTG GAGCAAGGTGATCTAAAGCTGCGAGTTCGAACTTTGGAATCTGAGAGGGCATTCCAACGTGTTGCTGCAGTCCAGAAGACTATAGGGAAT